The genome window TAGCGGATGACCTGTGGCTGGGGGTGAAAGGCCAATCAAACCGGGAGATAGCTGGTTCTCCCCGAAAGCTATTTAGGTAGCGCCTCGTGAACTCATCTCCGGGGGTAGAGCACTGTTTCGGCTAGGGGGCCATCCCGGCTTACCAACCCGATGCAAACTGCGAATACCGGAGAATGTTATCACGGGAGACACACGGCGGGTGCTAACGTCCGTCGTGAAGAGGGAAACAACCCAGACCGCCAGCTAAGGTCCCAAAGTCATGGTTAAGTGGGAAACGATGTGGGAAGGCCCAGACAGCCAGGATGTTGGCTTAGAAGCAGCCATCATTTAAAGAAAGCGTAATAGCTCACTGGTCGAGTCGGCCTGCGCGGAAGATGTAACGGGGCTAAACCATGCACCGAAGCTGCGGCAGCGACACGTAAGTGTTGTTGGGTAGGGGAGCGTTCTGTAAGCCGCTGAAGGTGGACTGTGAGGTCTGCTGGAGGTATCAGAAGTGCGAATGCTGACATAAGTAACGATAAAGCGGGTGAAAAGCCCGCTCGCCGGAAGACCAAGGGTTCCTGTCCAACGTTAATCGGGGCAGGGTGAGTCGACCCCTAAGGCGAGGCCGAAAGGCGTAGTCGATGGGAAACGGGTTAATATTCCCGTACTCGGTGTTACTGCGAAGGGGGGACGGAGAAGGCTATGTTGGCCGGGCGACGGTTGTCCCGGTTTAAGCGTGTAGGCTGACTTTCCAGGCAAATCCGGAAAGTTAAGGCTGAGGCGTGATGACGAGGCACTACGGTGCTGAAGCAACAAATGCCCTGCTTCCAGGAAAAGCCTCTAAGCATCAGGTAACAACGAATCGTACCCCAAACCGACACAGGTGGTCAGGTAGAGAATACCAAGGCGCTTGAGAGAACTCGGGTGAAGGAACTAGGCAAAATGGTGCCGTAACTTCGGGAGAAGGCACGCTGGCACGTAGGTGGAGGGACTTGCTCCCCGAGCCGAAGCCAGTCGAAGATACCAGCTGGCTGCAACTGTTTATTAAAAACACAGCACTGTGCAAACACGAAAGTGGACGTATACGGTGTGACGCCTGCCCGGTGCCGGAAGGTTAATTGATGGGGTTAAGGGCAACCTGAAGCTCCTGATCGAAGCCCCGGTAAACGGCGGCCGTAACTATAACGGTCCTAAGGTAGCGAAATTCCTTGTCGGGTAAGTTCCGACCTGCACGAATGGCGTAATGATGGCCAGGCTGTCTCCACCCGAGACTCAGTGAAATTGAACTCGCTGTGAAGATGCAGTGTACCCGCGGCAAGACGGAAAGACCCCGTGAACCTTTACTACAGCTTGACACTGAACATTGAGCCTTGATGTGCAGGATAGGTGGGAGGCAGTGAAGTGCGGACGCCAGTTCGCACGGAGCCATCCTTGAAATACCACCCTTTAATGTTTGATGTTCTAACCTGGCGCCGTAATCCGGCGTGGGGACAGTGTCTGGTGGGTAGTTTGACTGGGGCGGTCTCCTCCCAAAGTGTAACGGAGGAGTACGAAGGTCAGCTAATCACGGTCGGACATCGTGAGGTTAGTGCAATGGCATAAGCTGGCTTGACTGCGAGAGTGACGGTTCGAGCAGGTGCGAAAGCAGGTCATAGTGATCCGGTGGTTCTGAATGGAAGGGCCATCGCTCAACGGATAAAAGGTACTCCGGGGATAACAGGCTGATACCGCCCAAGAGTTCATATCGACGGCGGTGTTTGGCACCTCGATGTCGGCTCATCACATCCTGGGGCTGAAGTAGGTCCCAAGGGTATGGCTGTTCGCCATTTAAAGTGGTACGCGAGCTGGGTTTAGAACGTCGTGAGACAGTTCGGTCCCTATCTGCCGTGGGCGCTGGAAGACTGAGAGGGGTTGCTCCTAGTACGAGAGGACCGGAGTGAACGCACCGCTGGTGTTCGGGTTGTCATGCCAATGGCACTGCCCGGTAGCTAAGTGCGGAAGAGATAAGTGCTGAAAGCATCTAAGCACGAAACTTGCCTCGAGATGAGTCTTCCCTGGGGCCCTGAGCCCCCTGAAGGGACGTTGAAGACGACGACGTTGATAGGCCGGGTGTGTAAGCGCAGCGATGCGTTGAGCTAACCGGTACTAATGACCCGTGAGGCTTAACCTTACAACGCCGGAAGCGTTTTGGGGAACTGAGAGTATTTTCAGCCTTGTTGACGGATACGCGTGCGTGGCCCTTTGGGCGGCGTGCGGAAACAGAATTTGCCTGGCGGCAAGAGCGCGGTGGTCCCACCTGACCCCATGCCGAACTCAGAAGTGAAACGCCGCAGCGCCGATGGTAGTGTGGGGCCTCCCCATGCGAGAGTAGGGAACTGCCAGGCATCAAAACAACGACGGAGCCTCAGCGAAAGCTGAGGCTTTTTCGTATCTGCAGTTTACCGCCACTCCGCGACTTTCCGCTGCTTTTCATTACTATAGTTTCGAAAATTACCTGTTTCCTTTACTATTTCAGCCTGGCGGGAAGCTGTAGTATTCGCCACTTCACAAAACCGATCCTTTAAAACAAAACATTTTATTAACATCGCGCTTTAATGCTTTACTGTTTTTTTAGCCTTTTAGGCAGCAAGGAACCACAGTGAGGCACAATATGGCTGATGTTATAACCACCAGTAAGCAAACCGAAGAGCTCGCAGCGGGATCCCACAAAGCTCGTATTCGCGCAATCATCGGTGCATCGTCAGGCAATCTTGTCGAATGGTTTGATTTCTACGTTTACTCTTTTTGCTCCCTCTATTTCGCGCATATTTTTTTCCCAACGGGAAACCCCACCACGCAACTTGTACAAACCGCCGGTGTTTTCGCTGCGGGTTTTTTAATGCGTCCGATTGGGGGATGGCTTTTTGGCTGGATTGGCGATCGTCATGGACGTAAAACCTCCATGCTGATCTCTGTCTGCATGATGTGTTTCGGCTCCCTGGTTATCGCCTGTTTACCTGGCTATGCCACCTTAGGAGTCTGGGCACCAATACTGCTGCTGCTGGCACGTCTGTTTCAGGGATTATCGGTAGGTGGAGAATATGGCACCAGCGCGACCTATATGAGCGAGGTTGCGATAGAAGGGCGCAAGGGTTATTACGCATCCTTTCAGTACGTTACCCTGATCGGTGGCCAGCTGCTGGCACTGCTTACCGTGGTGATATTACAGCATGTGCTGGAACCGGAAGCGCTGCGTAGTTGGGGATGGCGTATTCCTTTTGCGCTGGGGGCGGTGCTGGCGATCGTTGCGCTCTTTCTGCGGCGTTCGCTAAACGAAACAACCAGTGATAAAACCCGACAGCATCAGGATGCCGGTCGGCTACGGGGTTTATGGAAACATCGGCGCGCTTTTTTAATGGTACTGGGTTTTACCGCTGGCGGATCCCTGAGTTTCTACACCTTCACCACTTATATGCAAAAGTACCTGGTCAATACCGCCGGTATGGATGCCAAAAGCGCCAGTGCATTGATGACCCTGGCGCTGTTTATTTTTATGCTTATTCAGCCGCTGATGGGCGCGTTATCCGACCGAATCGGGCGTCGTAACTCCATGCTGATGTTTGGTGCCGGTGCGACGCTGTGCACGGTGCCGATCCTGACACTGCTTCAGAATAGCGAAAGCAACTGGCTGATATTTATATTGGTTATGCTGGCGCTCCTGATCACCAGCTTTTACACCTCTATCAGTGGGATAGTTAAAGCAGAGATGTTTCCACCGGAAGTACGCGCGCTGGGTGTTGGTCTTTCATATGCGGTGGCGAATGCTATTTTTGGCGGCTCGGCGGAATATGTCGCGCTGTCGCTCAAGGCTGCGGGAAATGAGACCTTGTTTTTTTGGTATGTTTCGGGGATGGGCGCGCTGGCGTTGCTGGTATCGCTGATGCTGCACCGTAAAGGGCAGGGCATGAAACTCTAAGTTACTGACCTGCATTCCACAGCGCAAAACCGGCCGCTGCGCCGGCAATATCCCAGCTCAGGTCCTTCCAGCTCCAGCCGCTTCCTTCCGGGCGGCTGTCATAAAATTCTTTAGCCGCGCCAAGACTAAAGGCAAACATCAATCCGAAACTGTTGCTGTGATGCTGCGACCAGTTTTGCTGCTGCCCATATTCGTTGCCAGCGGCAGAGAGAAACGCAGAACCAATAAAATGCTGGACTTTATCCTGACCAGTCCAGCGATCCTGCGCCATATGGCTACATCCCGTACAGCATAAACATATCAAGATCGTTGCTATTTTCATCGCCGCTCCTGGATCAGAAAGAGACATTAAGGCGGGATATAACATCCTGTGGTTTACAGAATACGGCTTATCAGTCGGTCAATTCTGATACGGCGCAGTCGTCTGATTAGTTTGCGTACTTTTACCGGATAGTCGGCAATACTGTCGAGATCGCGGAAATGTTTGACCACGCTGGTATGCTGGCGAATCAGCGACAGCTCACGCTCGCGCTGCTCCGCCAGCTGCTGTAGAGGATCATGGATCAACACCGCATTTTCCAGATCCAGGCGCCA of Pantoea alhagi contains these proteins:
- a CDS encoding MFS transporter, which codes for MADVITTSKQTEELAAGSHKARIRAIIGASSGNLVEWFDFYVYSFCSLYFAHIFFPTGNPTTQLVQTAGVFAAGFLMRPIGGWLFGWIGDRHGRKTSMLISVCMMCFGSLVIACLPGYATLGVWAPILLLLARLFQGLSVGGEYGTSATYMSEVAIEGRKGYYASFQYVTLIGGQLLALLTVVILQHVLEPEALRSWGWRIPFALGAVLAIVALFLRRSLNETTSDKTRQHQDAGRLRGLWKHRRAFLMVLGFTAGGSLSFYTFTTYMQKYLVNTAGMDAKSASALMTLALFIFMLIQPLMGALSDRIGRRNSMLMFGAGATLCTVPILTLLQNSESNWLIFILVMLALLITSFYTSISGIVKAEMFPPEVRALGVGLSYAVANAIFGGSAEYVALSLKAAGNETLFFWYVSGMGALALLVSLMLHRKGQGMKL
- a CDS encoding YfiM family lipoprotein → MKIATILICLCCTGCSHMAQDRWTGQDKVQHFIGSAFLSAAGNEYGQQQNWSQHHSNSFGLMFAFSLGAAKEFYDSRPEGSGWSWKDLSWDIAGAAAGFALWNAGQ